In the Candidatus Nitrospira nitrosa genome, one interval contains:
- a CDS encoding acyltransferase family protein, translating into MGQTILTNALNPQHNAESTIAESKITVPAHRLASIDAYRGFVMFLLLAEAFQLCNVAEAVPESSLWRFLCQQQSHAEWVGAHLHDLIMPSFCFLVGVSLPFSLARRTAQGAMRRDLWRHAVIRALLLIGLGLAIAALHARQMIVYPFDWILPQIGLAYPALFWLALRRSRTAWGAVIIIVLVCWLVFALYPIPDHDFDYERVGVSQLWLQEHGLSGFEAHWQKNSNVAWAFDVWLLNLYPRADPFVGFPKGMTTLNFVPTLATMILGLIAGRLLQSDSSPWSKFRWLVLAGAVGLASGWGLSLTGLCPLVKAIWTPSWILFSGGWCFLLLSCSFLLVDWWGYTRLAFPFTVIGMNAIAAYLLGQIHSNVAFNALRRLVGRTLFTFLGDPYEPLVYGLVIVAGYWVALYVLYQRHIFLRV; encoded by the coding sequence ATGGGACAAACCATTCTAACAAACGCATTGAACCCGCAACACAATGCGGAAAGCACGATCGCCGAATCCAAAATCACAGTGCCCGCCCACCGTCTCGCGTCGATTGATGCCTATCGCGGATTTGTCATGTTCCTCCTTCTCGCGGAGGCGTTTCAGCTCTGCAATGTGGCCGAAGCAGTACCGGAATCCTCCCTCTGGCGCTTTCTGTGCCAACAGCAAAGTCATGCCGAGTGGGTGGGTGCTCATCTTCACGACTTGATCATGCCCAGTTTTTGCTTCCTCGTCGGAGTCTCCCTACCGTTTTCCCTCGCCAGAAGAACGGCGCAAGGGGCAATGCGCCGTGACCTTTGGAGACATGCAGTCATTCGGGCACTTCTGCTTATCGGACTGGGGCTGGCCATTGCCGCGCTACATGCACGTCAGATGATCGTCTATCCCTTTGACTGGATTCTCCCGCAAATCGGACTGGCCTATCCGGCTCTCTTCTGGCTGGCGTTGAGGAGGTCCCGAACGGCATGGGGGGCGGTGATTATCATTGTATTGGTTTGTTGGTTGGTTTTTGCCCTGTATCCTATTCCGGACCACGACTTTGATTATGAGCGAGTAGGCGTATCTCAACTCTGGCTTCAAGAGCATGGACTCAGTGGGTTTGAAGCGCACTGGCAAAAGAACAGTAATGTTGCCTGGGCGTTCGATGTTTGGCTATTGAACCTCTATCCACGGGCAGACCCATTCGTCGGATTTCCAAAAGGCATGACGACTCTCAATTTCGTTCCCACTCTTGCCACGATGATCCTCGGACTGATCGCTGGTCGTCTCCTTCAGAGTGACAGTTCGCCATGGAGCAAATTTCGCTGGTTGGTTCTCGCAGGAGCAGTCGGACTGGCAAGCGGTTGGGGGTTGAGTCTCACAGGCCTGTGTCCTCTCGTCAAAGCGATCTGGACACCGAGCTGGATTCTGTTCAGCGGTGGATGGTGCTTTCTCTTGCTTAGCTGCTCATTTCTACTTGTTGATTGGTGGGGTTATACGCGACTTGCATTTCCATTCACCGTAATTGGCATGAACGCCATCGCCGCATATCTTCTCGGACAGATCCATTCTAATGTCGCCTTTAACGCGCTCAGACGCCTTGTAGGACGGACCCTATTTACCTTTCTGGGGGATCCCTATGAGCCTTTAGTTTATGGCTTGGTCATTGTTGCAGGCTATTGGGTCGCCTTATACGTTTTGTATCAACGACACATATTCCTCCGTGTGTAA
- a CDS encoding acyl carrier protein — translation MVQTIRTFVVDNYLFGEEGKLNDDDSFMETGIIDSTGILELVRFLESTYGIKVKDEELIPDNLDSVSKIVSFILVKQSASPQSAPESSSRLTRETRP, via the coding sequence ATGGTGCAAACAATCCGTACATTTGTCGTTGATAATTATCTCTTTGGCGAAGAGGGCAAATTGAATGATGACGATTCATTCATGGAGACCGGTATTATCGACTCCACCGGCATCCTTGAATTGGTTAGGTTTCTTGAGTCGACCTACGGGATAAAGGTAAAGGACGAAGAGCTGATCCCTGACAATCTGGATTCCGTGAGTAAAATCGTCTCGTTCATTCTTGTGAAACAATCGGCCTCCCCGCAGTCTGCGCCAGAATCTTCCTCTAGACTCACAAGGGAAACACGCCCATGA
- a CDS encoding class I adenylate-forming enzyme family protein yields MSTINVAHHLLADKDPDRTALRLLPATISYGELTAHAGRIAAYLLRYRSRQDDRVLLIGDNSLFWAACYLGTLQAGLIIVPIPASSSTKALASILRMSGAKIVCAQASVAATHAGVLSDTHVLTDRAIPPIPYVLSQLNFSGLPSEQPPVSDYAPVSHDTLAALVFTSGSTGQPRGVMITHSNIIANTESIVSYLSLNEQDRMMAVLPFHYCYGASLLHTHLRVGGEVVIDNRFMYPETVLQRMIDTQCTGFAGTPSHFQILLRSSSFKQKRFPSLRHAQQAGGHLAPIFIQELKKILPEIKLYIMYGQTEATARLSYLPPEMLETKLGSIGKGAPGVTLRVLDEQGRDVRPGQVGEIVAEGANIAKGYWQEPKESADVFRNGSLYTGDLAKVDDDGFIFIVDRAKDFLKCRGEKVSCRQIEETVLECGELVEAAVVGIPDDLLGEAVKVFAVPRDKNIEGLEERVASFCKTKLALHHLPKQIVILPSLPKNSSGKVMKSVLKHLAANPAFPLTPEQT; encoded by the coding sequence ATGAGTACCATCAATGTCGCGCATCATTTACTTGCCGACAAAGATCCTGATCGGACAGCGCTCCGGCTGCTCCCAGCAACGATCTCCTACGGAGAGCTCACGGCTCACGCCGGTCGAATTGCTGCCTATCTTCTTCGGTATCGATCCAGACAAGACGACCGCGTCCTCTTGATTGGTGACAACTCACTCTTTTGGGCGGCCTGCTATTTGGGCACCTTGCAGGCTGGACTGATCATAGTCCCCATCCCAGCCAGCAGTTCAACAAAAGCGCTCGCTTCTATCCTGAGAATGAGCGGTGCTAAGATTGTATGTGCGCAAGCCTCAGTCGCGGCCACTCACGCGGGTGTGCTCTCGGATACCCACGTCCTCACCGACCGCGCTATTCCTCCAATCCCGTACGTCTTATCCCAGCTGAACTTCTCGGGTCTTCCTTCCGAACAGCCGCCCGTGTCGGACTATGCTCCAGTGAGTCACGATACGTTGGCAGCATTGGTGTTTACGTCCGGCTCGACTGGCCAGCCACGTGGAGTGATGATTACCCACTCGAATATTATCGCCAATACAGAGTCTATCGTCTCCTATCTTTCACTGAACGAGCAGGACCGTATGATGGCGGTCTTGCCCTTTCACTATTGTTACGGGGCCTCCCTCCTTCACACGCACCTACGGGTCGGTGGCGAGGTGGTCATCGACAATCGGTTCATGTATCCAGAAACGGTTCTTCAACGAATGATCGACACGCAATGCACAGGATTTGCCGGGACGCCCAGTCATTTTCAGATTCTGCTAAGAAGTTCGAGTTTCAAACAAAAGCGATTTCCGTCGCTCAGACATGCGCAGCAAGCGGGAGGGCATCTGGCGCCGATATTTATTCAGGAACTCAAGAAGATCCTTCCCGAGATTAAGCTCTACATTATGTATGGGCAAACTGAAGCGACGGCACGACTCTCCTATCTGCCACCTGAGATGTTGGAGACCAAACTCGGCTCAATCGGCAAGGGAGCGCCCGGTGTGACGTTACGTGTGCTGGATGAGCAGGGGAGAGACGTGCGACCGGGGCAAGTCGGCGAGATTGTTGCGGAAGGCGCCAATATCGCGAAAGGATACTGGCAGGAGCCGAAAGAGTCGGCTGACGTATTTCGTAACGGTTCACTATACACCGGTGACCTGGCAAAAGTGGATGACGATGGGTTCATCTTTATCGTCGACCGCGCAAAGGATTTTCTAAAATGCCGAGGCGAAAAAGTCAGTTGTCGACAGATCGAAGAGACGGTATTGGAGTGTGGTGAACTCGTGGAAGCTGCGGTCGTCGGCATTCCCGATGACCTGCTTGGTGAGGCGGTTAAGGTGTTCGCTGTGCCTCGAGATAAGAATATTGAGGGTCTTGAAGAACGGGTAGCTTCTTTCTGCAAAACCAAATTGGCTTTGCATCACCTACCGAAACAAATTGTTATCCTACCGTCGCTTCCGAAGAACAGTAGTGGAAAAGTCATGAAAAGTGTCTTAAAACATTTGGCCGCCAACCCTGCTTTTCCACTCACTCCTGAACAGACTTAG
- a CDS encoding lipid II:glycine glycyltransferase FemX, protein MIRPLLDDRWSQFVDRHANSSVFHTIGWLTALRAAYGYEPIALTTSSPSQKLTNALLFCSVQSWLTRGRLVSLPFTDHCEPLVESIEQLQTLCARLDTLQKTQRWAYAELRTSEPLLDFEKSFRACKTYLWHRLDLRPRLDAIEKRFHKDCIKRRIRHAERQGLMYEQGRSDSLLQSFYDLIVRMRSRKHLPPQPFSWFQRLVASMGKNVCIRVAFKGDQPVAGILTLNHGRTVYYKYGGSDARFHHLGATPMLFWQAIQTAKSAGMETLDLGRSDVEDRGLIMFKERWGAESVRLTLWRSPIAEGSLFLEHLKMRLARTVCTYMPHRMLVFAGQLMYRHIG, encoded by the coding sequence ATGATACGCCCCCTTCTCGATGATCGATGGTCCCAATTCGTCGATCGACACGCGAACTCTTCTGTCTTCCATACGATCGGCTGGCTTACGGCTTTACGCGCTGCCTACGGGTACGAACCGATCGCGCTCACGACCTCTTCGCCATCTCAGAAGTTGACGAATGCCCTCCTGTTTTGTAGCGTACAGAGTTGGTTGACCCGTGGCCGGTTGGTCTCGTTACCTTTCACGGATCACTGCGAACCGCTTGTCGAAAGCATCGAGCAACTCCAAACGCTCTGTGCTCGCCTTGACACGCTCCAAAAAACACAGCGATGGGCATATGCTGAATTGCGAACAAGTGAGCCCCTCCTTGATTTCGAGAAAAGCTTTAGGGCCTGTAAGACCTATCTGTGGCATCGTCTCGACCTTCGACCACGTCTTGATGCGATCGAGAAGAGATTCCACAAGGATTGTATTAAGCGGAGGATTCGTCACGCAGAGCGACAAGGACTCATGTATGAGCAGGGGAGGAGCGATTCGCTCTTACAATCATTCTATGATCTCATTGTGCGGATGAGGTCGCGCAAACATCTTCCACCTCAGCCTTTCAGCTGGTTTCAACGTCTCGTTGCATCCATGGGAAAGAACGTTTGTATTCGGGTGGCCTTCAAGGGAGATCAGCCGGTCGCGGGAATCCTGACCCTGAACCACGGAAGAACGGTGTATTACAAGTACGGCGGTTCCGATGCGCGCTTTCACCACCTGGGAGCGACCCCAATGCTTTTTTGGCAAGCCATCCAAACGGCAAAATCGGCAGGCATGGAAACACTCGACCTGGGTCGGTCTGACGTCGAGGATCGAGGCCTTATCATGTTCAAGGAACGGTGGGGTGCAGAAAGCGTGCGACTTACTCTGTGGCGTAGTCCTATCGCTGAAGGATCTCTCTTCTTAGAACATTTAAAGATGCGCCTGGCAAGAACCGTTTGTACCTATATGCCCCATAGGATGCTGGTCTTCGCCGGTCAACTCATGTATCGGCATATTGGTTGA
- a CDS encoding exosortase/archaeosortase family protein: MRAPHFQHNKMGSRDKAASLAAHRDAGAFLRAWSWPSSRLDFITLLLALSVGAWFWAPLMHLIALASEQEHFTHLLLVPILTSYLLFSNRATILSSRKTNPLIGLLVIVSGAVCYLLADGVAWRQDRLTADISAFIVMCWGLFLLAFGSESFRDNLFALAILLFMIPLPPVLLDSIIVFLQRSSADTVDVLFSILDIQVLRDGFTFELSHFIIFIEEECSGIRSFFALIITSLLASHWFLVSWWTKAALVAVVVPLAILKNAFRIVGLTLLANYVDPAFLLDSALHRYGGIPLFALSCTMLVCIAWLLYKLERRFKSASHDAFRAQA; this comes from the coding sequence ATGAGAGCACCCCATTTTCAACACAATAAAATGGGTTCGCGCGATAAGGCCGCTTCACTTGCAGCCCATCGTGATGCTGGCGCATTCCTCCGAGCCTGGTCTTGGCCATCCAGTCGATTAGACTTCATTACTCTTCTTCTAGCCCTGAGTGTGGGAGCATGGTTTTGGGCACCACTGATGCACCTCATTGCCCTTGCCTCAGAGCAGGAGCACTTCACTCACCTCCTGCTGGTTCCGATCCTGACTTCCTATCTATTATTTTCGAACAGGGCAACCATACTGAGTTCACGCAAAACAAATCCACTCATTGGTCTATTGGTCATAGTCAGCGGTGCCGTTTGTTACTTGCTTGCTGATGGAGTAGCCTGGCGACAAGATCGACTGACCGCAGACATTTCAGCCTTCATCGTGATGTGCTGGGGCCTCTTTCTGCTTGCATTTGGGAGTGAGAGCTTTCGCGACAACCTGTTTGCGCTGGCGATACTTCTCTTCATGATTCCTTTACCGCCTGTTCTCCTGGACTCGATCATTGTTTTCTTGCAGCGTAGTTCGGCTGACACCGTGGATGTGCTGTTTTCTATTCTTGACATCCAAGTCCTTCGTGATGGATTTACTTTTGAACTCTCGCATTTCATTATTTTCATTGAAGAAGAATGCAGCGGCATCCGCTCATTTTTTGCGCTCATCATCACCAGTCTCCTTGCTAGTCATTGGTTTTTAGTTTCTTGGTGGACTAAGGCTGCGCTCGTAGCGGTTGTTGTTCCACTGGCTATCCTGAAGAATGCCTTTCGCATTGTGGGGTTGACGCTGCTGGCCAATTATGTCGATCCTGCTTTTCTTCTGGACAGTGCTCTCCACCGCTATGGCGGCATTCCTCTTTTTGCCTTGTCGTGCACGATGCTCGTTTGTATTGCCTGGCTGCTATACAAATTAGAACGGCGGTTCAAGTCCGCTTCACATGATGCATTTCGTGCTCAAGCTTGA
- a CDS encoding PEP-CTERM sorting domain-containing protein (PEP-CTERM proteins occur, often in large numbers, in the proteomes of bacteria that also encode an exosortase, a predicted intramembrane cysteine proteinase. The presence of a PEP-CTERM domain at a protein's C-terminus predicts cleavage within the sorting domain, followed by covalent anchoring to some some component of the (usually Gram-negative) cell surface. Many PEP-CTERM proteins exhibit an unusual sequence composition that includes large numbers of potential glycosylation sites. Expression of one such protein has been shown restore the ability of a bacterium to form floc, a type of biofilm.) translates to MVRYGLHRNNIKRRWLVERRTLSIGSMFLGVVIAVLGFSGNLATAQTTSGLTMSSMELVTAKHKPKPGPCGRKSCAGVPEPSSIILLAAGLTGLGILRRISRKG, encoded by the coding sequence ATGGTGCGTTATGGTTTACATCGCAACAATATTAAAAGGAGGTGGCTGGTGGAAAGGCGGACTTTGTCGATCGGTTCAATGTTTCTAGGAGTTGTCATAGCAGTTCTTGGATTCTCAGGAAATCTCGCCACGGCTCAAACAACCAGTGGCCTTACGATGAGCAGCATGGAGCTTGTTACGGCTAAACATAAACCTAAACCCGGTCCCTGCGGTAGGAAGTCCTGCGCGGGCGTTCCCGAACCATCATCCATTATCTTGCTGGCAGCTGGATTAACCGGGCTCGGAATTTTGAGACGCATATCACGGAAAGGCTAA
- the nadE gene encoding NAD(+) synthase, producing MKTITAVSSDLLRLDPELETQRITSWIRQTVFHTLRRKGAVIAVSGGIDSSVVAFLCARALGHDRIQLLFMPEADSSPNSLQLGRMVADRLNVKSVLEDISPILTGAGCYKRRDDSIRMVVPEYGPKHKCKIVLPGLLDAGRYAIFSVVVQSPDGQIMKVRLTPDAYLGIVAATNFKQRTRKMMEYYYADLLQYAVAGTPNLLEYDQGFFVKNGDGAADFKPIAHLYKSQVYRLAAYLGVPEDILRRPPTTDTYTLEQSQEEFYFTLPYEQMDLCLYGKDHGISSADLAQASGMTDDLVERAYQMIESKRKVAKYLHAQSMTID from the coding sequence ATGAAAACGATCACAGCTGTTTCGTCTGATCTCTTGCGACTAGACCCAGAGCTCGAGACACAGCGCATCACCAGTTGGATTCGTCAGACAGTCTTCCATACACTTCGGCGAAAAGGCGCTGTCATTGCCGTTTCAGGAGGAATCGACAGCAGCGTCGTGGCCTTTCTCTGCGCGCGGGCACTTGGACATGACCGCATTCAGCTGCTGTTCATGCCCGAGGCGGACTCTTCACCGAATAGTCTTCAGTTAGGCCGCATGGTTGCCGACAGGCTCAACGTCAAGTCGGTACTGGAAGACATCAGTCCGATTCTCACCGGTGCGGGGTGCTACAAGCGACGAGATGATTCGATCCGAATGGTGGTTCCTGAATACGGCCCCAAGCATAAGTGCAAGATCGTGCTTCCAGGTCTCCTCGACGCCGGCCGTTACGCCATCTTTTCGGTCGTTGTTCAGTCGCCCGATGGTCAGATTATGAAGGTCCGTCTCACGCCGGATGCCTATCTGGGCATTGTTGCGGCGACAAATTTTAAGCAGCGGACCAGAAAGATGATGGAATACTACTACGCGGACTTGCTGCAATATGCGGTAGCCGGCACACCCAACCTGCTGGAGTATGATCAGGGTTTCTTTGTCAAGAACGGCGACGGCGCGGCTGACTTCAAGCCAATCGCTCACTTGTACAAGTCACAAGTGTATCGGCTTGCGGCGTATCTCGGCGTGCCTGAAGACATCCTACGCCGTCCTCCTACGACCGATACGTATACATTAGAGCAATCGCAAGAAGAATTCTATTTTACGTTACCGTACGAGCAGATGGATCTCTGTCTCTACGGTAAAGATCATGGCATTTCTTCGGCAGATCTGGCGCAGGCATCCGGCATGACGGATGATCTCGTCGAGCGTGCCTATCAGATGATTGAGTCAAAACGGAAAGTTGCCAAGTATCTCCATGCACAATCCATGACCATCGATTAA